Sequence from the Curtobacterium sp. MCLR17_007 genome:
GGACACCGAGACCTCGAAGTCCTTGCCGGTGAGGATGGCTGCCTGCACCGTCGGGTCGAGCTGGCTCCACGGGGTGTCGAGCCGGAAGCCGAGCTCCTTGCCGAGGCCGGCCAGGAGCTTCTCGAAGTACGCGTACAGACCGCTCGTGCCGGTCCACGGCAGCAGCACGCCGTCCGCCAGCGAGGCCTCGGGGTCGCCGAGCACCAGGTCGGGATCGACCGACATGCGCGTGCCGAGGCCGGAGCACTCGGGGCACGCGCCGAACGGGGCGTTGAACGAGAACGTCCTGGGCTCGATCTCGGTGAGCGCGAGGGGGTGGTTGTTCGGGCAGGACAGGTTCTCGGAGTAGGTCCGGACGGCGCCGGGGCCCTCGTGGTCGACGAGGTCGATCGCCACCGTGCCGTTGGTCAGGCGCAGCGCGGTCTCGAGCGAGTCGGTCAGGCGTCCGAGGATGTCGTCGCCGGCCACCAGACGGTCGACGATCACCGAGATGTCGTGCTTGACCTGCTTCTTGAGCGTGGGCGGGCTGCTCAGCTGGATCCGCTCGCCGTCGACGATCGCCCGCGAGTACCCCGAGGCCGCGAGCTCCTGGAAGAGGTCGACGAACTCGCCCTTCTTCTTGGAGACGATCGGCGCGAGCACCTGGAAGCGGGTGCCGGTCTCCTGCGTCATGAGCTGGTCGGCGATCTGCTGCACGCTCTGCTTGCTGATGACCTCGCCGCAGACGGGGCAGTGCGGGATTCCGATGCGCGCCCAGAGCAGGCGCATGTAGTCGTAGACCTCGGTGATGGTGCCGACGGTGGAGCGCGGGTTGCGGTTCGTCGACTTCTGGTCGATCGACACCGCGGGCGACAGACCCTCGATGAAGTCGACGTCGGGACGGTCGACCTGCCCGAGGAACTGGCGGGCGTAGGCCGACAGCGACTCGACGTACCGGCGCTGTCCCTCGGCGAAGATCGTGTCGAACGCCAGGGAGGACTTGCCGGACCCGGACAACCCGGTGAACACGACGAGCGAGTCGCGCGGGATCTCGAGGTCGACGTCCCGCAGGTTGTGCACGCGCGCACCGCGGACGCTCAGCGTCGTGGTGTCGTGCGGTGCGGTGCCGCCGGGCAGGTGCAGGTCTGCGGGCTCGAGGTCGGAACGGTCGGCGTCCGGCCGGTCGTCGTCCGCGGCGCCGCCGAGGGCGTTGCTTCCGGGCGTGACAGGGCCGCGATCAGAGGTGATGGTCATCGCCCACGAGTCTACGAACCGATGCCGACATTCGGTTCCGGTTCGGTGTCAGACGAATGCGTCGAGAGCGAACGCGACGCCGGAGGCCTGCTCGCTCGCCTGCCAGAGCCGAGCTGCCTCGGTGCGGTCGTGCGCGCGCGGCTCGGCGCGGACGACGACAGCCGGTCCCCGCAGCTGGAAGGCACCGCCCGGACCCCAGTACTCACCCGAGCGGACTCCGGCACCGACCGTGGCGTGCACGAGCGGCAGCGCACCCGCGTCCTTGCCCTGGGCGAACAGGCGTTCCCCGGGTCGGGTCCACGCGGGCTCGTCGCGCGCCGGGGTGACCAGCGGGCGGGACGGACCGAGGGAGTCGAGCGCGAGGCCCGGGTGGGCGACGACGCTCGACACGGCGGACCCGGCGTCGGCCAGGCGCTCGGCGAGCTCGAAGCCGAACAGCATCACCGCGAGCTTGCTGCGGCCGTACTGCCGGTAGCCGGAGTAGTGCCCCGCGCCGAGCGGGTCGCGACGGTCGAGGGCGGCCCAGCGGTGTGCGATCGAGCCGAGGTGCACGACGCGCCCACCCGTGCGCTCGAGCATCGGCAGCACGAGCCCGGTGAAGGCGAAGTGCCCCAGGTGGTTCGTGCCGACCTGCAGCTCGAGGCCCTGCGCGGTGGAACGTTCGGCCCGCGAGCCCACGACCCCGGCGTTGTTGAGCAGCGCGTCGACCGGACCGAGGTCCTGCAGCGCCGTCGCGGCCGCGCGGACGCTGTCCAGGTCGGCCAGGTCGACGTGCAGGTGCTCGAGCACCGCGGTCGGGACCTGCTGCCGGATGCTGCGCGCAGCTGCTTCTGCCCGTTCCGCACTGCGCGTCGCCAACACGACCCGGTGGCCCGCGGCGGCGAGCTGTTCGGCCGCGTGGTACCCGAGCCCGGCGCTCGCGCCCGTGACGACGACGGTGCGGGGTCGAGCTGCGTCGGCCTCAGCGGACATGGCCGGCCGACTCCATCTGCCGCAGTGCCTTCTTGAGGTCCTGGACCTCGTCGCGCAGGCGCGCGGCGAGTTCGAACTTGAGCTCGGTCGCGGCCTGGAGCATCTGGTCGTTGAGGTCGGCGATGGTCGCCTCGAGCTGGGTCGCGCCCTCACCGGCGATGCCCTCGCGCTTGAGCGACGGCGTCGGCGCCCGGCCGCGGTCCTTCGCGCTGCTGCCGCGACGCTCGAGCAGCGCCTTCGTGTCGTCGTTCTCGCGGTTCAGCTGCTCGGTGATGTCGCCGATCTTCTTGCGTAGCGGCTGCGGGTCGATGCCGTGCTCGAGGTTGTAGGCCACCTGCTTCTCGCGGCGACGGTCGGTCTCCTCGATGGCCTGCTTCATGGAGTCGGTCATCTTGTCGGCGTACATGAGCACCTGACCCGACACGTTGCGGGCGGCACGGCCGATGGTCTGGATGAGCGACGTCGACGAGCGCAGGAAGCCTTCTTTGTCGGCGTCGAGGATCGCCACGAGGGACACCTCGGGCAGGTCCAGCCCCTCGCGCAGCAGGTTGATGCCGACGAGCACGTCGTAGACGCCCTGTCGCAGCTCGGTCAGGAGCTCGACACGCTTGAGCGTGTCGACGTCGGAGTGCAGGTACCGGACCCGGACGCCCGCGTTGCCGAGGAAGTCGGTCAGCTCTTCGGCCATGCGCTTGGTCAGGGTCGTGACCAGCACGCGCTCGTCCTTGTCGACGCGCTGCTGGATCTCCTCGAGCAGGTCGTCGATCTGGCCGTCGGACGGCTTGACGACGATCTCGGGGTCGATCAGGCCGGTCGGGCGGATGATCTGCTCGACGACACTGTCGGTGATCCCGAGTTCGTACTTGCCGGGTGTCGCCGACAGGAAGACCTTCTGCCCGGCACGCTCGAGGAACTCTTCCCACTTGAGCGGGCGGTTGTCCATCGCGCTGGGCAGCCGGAAGCCGTGCTCGACCAGGGTGCGCTTGCGGGACGCGTCGCCTTCGTACATCGCGCCGATCTGCGGCACGGTGACGTGCGACTCGTCGATCACGATGAGGAAGTCGTCGGCGAAGTAGTCGAGCAGGCAGTGCGGTGCTTCGCCGGGCATGCGCCCGTCGACGTGCCGCGAGTAGTTCTCGATGCCGGAGCAGAAGCCGATCTGCTCCATCATCTCGATGTCGAAGGTGGTGCGCATCCGCAGGCGCTGGGCCTCGAGCAGCTTGCCCTGGCCCTCGAGCTCGGCGAGGCGTTCGGCCAGTTCTTCCTTGATGGTGCCGATGGCGCGGTGCATGACGTCGGTGTCGGCGACGTAGTGCGACGCCGGGAAGATCGAGACCGCAGGGAGGTCGTCGATGACGTTGCCCGTGAGCGGGTGCAGCGAACTCAGTGCCTCGATCTCGTCCCCGAACATCTCGATGCGGATCGCGTGCTCTTCGTACATCGGGATGATCTCGATGGTGTCGCCACGGACCCGGAAGGTCCCGCGGGCGAAGTCGACGTCGTTGCGCTGGTACTGCATCGCGACGAACCGGCGCACGAGCTGGTCGCGCGAGATCTCCTGGCCGACCGAGAGCGCCACCGAGGCGTTCATGTACTGCTCCGGCGTACCGAGGCCGTAGATGCACGACACGGTCGACACCACGACGACGTCACGACGACTGAGCAGCGAGTTCGTCGTCGAGTGCCGCAGACGCTCGACCTCGGCGTTGACCGAGGAGTCCTTCTCGATGAAGGTGTCGGTCTGCGGGACGTACGCCTCGGGCTGGTAGTAGTCGTAGTACGACACGAAGTACTCGATGGCGTTCTTCGGCAGCAGACTGCGGAACTCGGTGGCCAGCTGCGCCGCCAGGGTCTTGTTGTGGGCCAGCACGAGCGTCGGGCGCTGCACCTGCTCGATGAGCCAGGCCGTGGTCGCCGACTTGCCGGTACCCGTCGCGCCGAGCAGCACCACGTCGGTCTCACCGGCGTTGATGCGCCCGGCGAGTTCGGCGATCGCCGCGGGCTGGTCACCGCTCGGCGAGTACTCGCTGATCACCTCGAACGGGCGGACCGCGCGGGCGGGTTCCATCGTCACTGCCATGCGGTCAATGCTAGGCGCGCCCACCGACACCTCGCCGGTCTGCTCGCCGACGGCGTACCCCTCGTGCTGCAGGGCGTATCGTCCCGGAAGAGCAGGCTCCGAGGACGCTGATAAGAACGGTCCCTAGCGTCTCGTTCGTACAGCAGCACCCCGATCGATCCTCACTCCCCCGAAGAGGCCCCCATGACGACGGCGACCCCAGCGGCACCGACGAAGGGCACCCCGTTCCGCGGACGCATCCGCGGGCGCGTGCTCATCCTGCTGTGCTTCATGTACGCGATCTCGTACATCGACCGCACCAACATCTCGACCGCACTCCCCCACATCACCGAGGAGTTCGGGTTCAACGAGGCCACCGCCGGCCTGATCGTGTCGGCGTTCTCGCTGCCGTACGCCCTGCTGCAGGTGTTCGGCGGCACGATCAGCGAGAAGTTCGGCCCGCGCAAGGCCCTGTTCGTCATCACCGTCATCTGGGGCGTCGCGACGCTCTGGACCGGCTTCGCGGTGGGCTTCTGGACGCTGTTCGCCGCTCGCGCCCTGCTCGGCCTCAGCGAGGCAGCCGCCTTCCCGACCGCGACCCAGGCGATGAGCCGCTGGATCCCCCGCGACCGGAACGGCTTCGCACAGGGTGTCGTGCACTCCGCGGCCCGGCTCGGCAACGCGCTCGCCCCCCTGGTCGTCGCGTACTTCATCGCGATCAGCGGCTGGCGACTGGCCTTCTTCGCGACCGCCGTGCTGTCGTTCGCGTGGGCCGTCGTCTGGTTCGTCTGGTTCCGCGACAAGCCGGAGTCGGCCAAGGGCATCACGCAGGTCGAGCTGTCCGAGCTGCCGCCGGTCGAGACCCGTGCGACCCGGCCCCCCGTCCCGTGGCGCCAGATGGCCAAGCAGATCCTGCCGGTCACCTTCGTCGACTTCGGCTACGGATGGACCCTCTGGGTGTTCCTGACCTGGCTGCCGACGTTCCTCAGCTCCACCTACGGGCTGGAGATCGGCGACTTCGCCCTGTTCACGACGCTCATCCTGCTGGCGGGTGTCGTCGGCGACACGGTCGGCGGCATGCTGAGCGACCGCATCATCCACCGCGGCGGGAACACCCGGAACGCCCGGCGCACGATCCTGGTCATCGGGCTCGGCGGGTCACTGCTGTGCCTGATCCCACTCGTCATCGGCCAGGGGCTGCTCGTCGCGACGATCTCGCTCGCGCTGTCGTTCTTCTTCCTCGAGCTCTGCAACGCCAACCTCTGGGCGATCCCGATGGACGTCGCCCCGCAGTGGTCGGGGACGGCGTCCGGGTTCATGAACACCGGGTTCGGCGTCGCAGGCGTCATCTCGCCGATCGTCTTCGGGTTGCTCATCGACGCGAGCGGGTGGCAGCTCCCCTTCGCCCTGTCCTGCGCCCTGCTGTTCGCCGCGGCGGTCGTCGCGTGGTTCATGAAGCCGCAGCGCCTCACCTCGACGGACGGCGTGCTCGAGGTCGGGACGCCGACGGCGGAGCAGCAGGCCTGACCAAGACCACGTGACGGACTGGAGGCTCGTGGCGACGCCGCCACGGGCCTCCAGTCCGTCAGGCGCGGACCTTGCGCGACGCCAGCGACGGCCGCCCGGTCAGCGGGACGCTGAGGGGTGTCCAGCGGAACGCCTCGGTGATCGCCACCGACAGCACGACGACCAGCAGGTAGGTCACGAGCGTCAGCCACGGCTTGGGGACGAGCGCCTCGAGCGGGCTGGATCCGTAGAGCAGCAGCCAGATCACCAGCGGGTGGCTGAGGAAGATGCCGAACGACCGGTCCGAGGCGTAGTCGACCACGCGCGCGAGCGGACTGCCCGCCACGCGTCGGTCCGCCCAGGCCGCGCCGACCGCCAGGAACCCGACGAAGACGATGGTGCTCCACACGGCCTCCACCGGCTGCAGCGGCGTGCCGGCGGCGTACGGCGAGTCGCCGGTCGCCATCTGCAGCACGAACACCCCGAGCGTCAGGAGCACGCCGCCGAGGAAGGCCCAGCCGATGCCACGACGGTGGGTCCGCACGAACCCGAGGAACCGGTCGGCGTGGTCGGCGGCGATCGCACCCGACACGATGAAGAACACGTACGAGAAGAAGAACTGCTTCTGGGTGCCGTGCAGCCACGCGTCGGTCGAGGGGAAGTACTTGTAGCAGGCGAAGACCCCGAGCTGCACGACGAGCGAGACGACCAGGACGCTCACGTGGTGTCCGCGGGTCTTCCGGACGAGCCACATGATCGCCGGCAGCAGCAGGTAGACCTGCATCGTCACGAGCAGGAAGTAGAGGTGGTACTTGGCCGTCCCGGTCACGACCCCGGTGGCGAACGTGGTCACGAGCGCGGGCACGTCACCACGCTGGCCGGAGTCGAGCAGCCAGGCGGACGCGACGTACACGAACGACCACGCCAGGTACGGCACGCCCACGAGCAGGAACCGCTTCGGCCAGAACACCGACATCGGTTTCGGCCGGATGGCGTAGCTGTAGACGAGGACGAACGCCGTGAGCGTGAAGAAGACCAGCCGGGTGAAGTGCAGCAGCGCGAGCAGACCGGCCAACCCGACGTCGTCGGACGCCATCGTGTGGCTGGTCGTGTGCACCCCGAGCACGCACGCGAACGTCAGGATGCGCAGCACGTCGACCTCGTACAGGTGACGCGGTCGACCGGACGCGGTGCGCGTCGGGGTCTGCACGCCGACGGTGCCGGCGGCCGGTGTGCCGGCGGCCGGTCCGGCCGGTCCGGCGGGGTCGCGGGTCGAGATGGGGCTCTGGGTCACGACGTCGCCGCCATCCCCCGCACCCGGGCACGCTGGATCTTGCCGGTGGGTGCCCGGGGCAGGTCCGGGACGACGACGATCTCGACCGGCCGGCGGAACCGGGTGAGGGACCGCTCGGCACGCGCCGTCAGGTCGGCCACGAGGGCCACCGGGTCGAGGGGCTCGTAGAGGTCCGGCTGCGGGATGACGTACGCGATCGGGACGCTGCCGAGGACGTCGTCGGGGCGGCCGACCACGACGGCCTCGAGCACCCGGGCGTCGCCGAGCAGCACGTCCTCGACCTCGGACGGCCAGACCTTCTCGCCCCCGCGGTTGATGACGTCGTCGGAGCGGCCGACCAGCGACACCCAGCCATCCGGGGCGACGGAGCCGACGTCACCGGTGGCGAGCCAGCCCTCCGCGTCGAAGCGCTCGGCCGCACGGCCGAACAGGTACGACCGCACGACGCCGGGGCCGCGGATCCAGAGCGCGCCCACCTCGCCCGCGGGCAGGACCGAGCCGTCCTCGCCGCGGACCTGTACCTCGGAGTCGACCGGCACACCGACGGTGCCGGGTCGCGCAGGCTGGTCGAGCGGCGTCGCGGTGATCTGGCTGGCGCCTTCGGTCATGCCCCAGCTGACGACGAGCGGGACGTCGCCGAGAGCAGCCCGGACCGGGTCGGGCAGCGGTGCCGAGGCGCTCCGGACGAACCGCAGCCCGGCGGGGAACGCCATCGGGCCGGTCTTCGCGAGCACCGCGAGGATCGCCGGGACGGCGTTCAGCCAGGTGATCCGGCGTTCGCCGAGCAGCTCCCAGAAGCCCGTGCGCCGGAACCGGCGGTCGAGCACCAGCGTGGCACCGGCCACCAGGGTCGCGAGCAGGCCGACGACCTCGGCGTTGACGTGGAACAGCGGCAGCGAGTTGAAGCCGCGGTCATCCGGGGACAGGCGGTTGTGGTCGACGACGGCCCTGGCGACGGAGAGCAGCTGGGTCTCCGGCAGCTCGACCCCCTTCGGCGTACCGGTCGAGCCCGAGGTGAAGAGCACGACCGAGCCCTGGCCGGGGGCGTCCTCGGACTCCGCGGGCAGGTCACCGTCACGGACGTCGGACGGGAGGCCCGTGGCCGGGTCGACGCGCGCCGACGGCGTACCGGGGATGGTCGCGTCGACGTCGCGGTCCGAGACGACGATGGACCCGCCACCGAGCAGGTCGGCGAGCCGCGCCGGCTCGGTGGTCGGCTGGCCGGTGTCGACAGGGACGGCACGGCGCCCGGACGCGATCGCTGCGAGGTGCACCACCGCGAAGGCGAGCGGGTCGCCGACGTCGACCAGCACGGCGCCGGAGTCGGGGACGCCGATCACCTCGAACGTCGACGCCCAGGCGTCGACGGCCTGTCCGAGGGCCCCGTAGGACAGGACCCGGTCGGAGCGGGCGTCCTCGAGGTAGGCGCGGTCGGGGTCGACCTCGGCGCGGTGCCGGATCAGGTCGCGGAGACCCTGGGGAGGAGTTCGGACGTCGTGCTGCATCGGTTCATGCTAGGACCGCTTGCTATGACGCGCCGGAGGATGCGTCGACCGGCGCGAACCGGCGCAGCAGCCACTGCCACAGGCCGAGCATCCGAGGCTGTCCGTCGGCGTCGAGCGGCGTCGTGTCCTTGATGGTCCGCGAGTGCGACTCGTCCGGTGTCCCGACCCGGATGTCCGTCAGGATCGCGTGCGGATCCCATCCCGTCGGCGGGGCTGCGGTGTCGGTGCGCCAGGGTCCGTCCCGGCCGCCGGCCGTCGCGGGGCCGTCGAGGCCGAGGACTTCCCACGACCCGCGGATCCGTGGGCCGAACACGTCGCGGACGTCGTCGATCGCGTACATGCGCGACACCGGGGTGGCACCCGGGTGGTCCATCCAGGCCGCGTGCACGGGACCGAGCGACTCGACCGGCGACGAGAACATCAGCGCACCGAGGACCGGCCGGACGTGCGCGATGTACGCCGCTTCGCCGCCGCCCTGGGAGTGCCCGGCGACGACGATGTCCTGCCACGCGATGTCCTCGTCGGGGGCGACGAACCGCCCCCAGCCACCCTTCGGGTCGACGTCGTCGAGGTGCGCGATCGCGTCCCGGAACCGGGAGACGATGGAGCCGGCGGGCGAGACGTCGCTGAACTCGGACGGGCGGGTGCCGTCGAAGCGGTTGCGCTGCACCTCGCCGTAGCACTGCGCGTCGGCCTCGCAGGTGCCCGAGAGCGTCTTGCCGAGGTTCCAGTAGTCGAGCCCGAGGACGTGGTAACCGTCGCCGAGTGCGGTCGTCAGGAACCGCTGGTACTGCGCCGGCTTCGCCCGGGTGGCGGGCAGGAAGAGCAGGAGCGGGCCGTCGCTCGCCGTTCGCGCCGCGAAGTCGTCGCGGTTCGGCTCGAGCCGTTCACCGTCGATCGCCCCGAGTCGGAAGCGGTGGAACTCGTCTGCCGGACCACGTTCGCCGCCCCGCGCCTGGGCTGTGGCCGGCGCACGACCGTGCTGTTCCTCCCGCCGTTCGGCAGTCAGGTTCGCGGCGATGACCGCGCCGCCGCCGATCGCGACGAGCACGATCGCGGCGACGAGGAGCAGGATGCGGTGCCTCATCCGACCAGGCGCTCCCAGACCGCGTCAGCGGAAGCGAGGGTCTGGTCGAGCGTGCCGGTGGCGTCGACGACGTGGTCGGCCAGTGCGAGCCGCTCCGCGTCGGACGCCTGGGCCCCGATGCGCCGCTCGGCCTCGGCCTCGTCCATCCCCCGGTGCTCGACGAGTCGTCGGACCCGCACGGCGGCGGGTGCGTCGACGACCACCACCGCGTCGAAGCGGAGCGGCCGCGACCCCTTGGCCTCGGCGAGCAGGGGCACGTCGTACACGACGACCGCGTCCGGGTCGGCTGCTGCGGCGCTGTCGAAGGCCTGTTGCGCGAGTCGCCAGACCTCGGGGTGGGTGATGCGCTCGAGGTCGCGGCGTGCCGCCGGGTCCGAGAAGACCACCGCGCCGAGTGCTGGTCGGTCGAGTGAGCCGTCCGGGGCGATCACGCCCGGGCCGAAACGCTCGGCGACCCGGGCCAGGCCGGGACTGCCGGGGGCCACTGCCTGGCGGGCGAGTCGGTCCGCGTCCACGACGACGGCGCCGAGCTCCGCCCAGCGGCCGGAGACGGTCGACTTCCCCGCGGCGATGCCGCCCGTGAGTCCGATGATGCGCACGTGACCGAGCCTAGGGTCACGAGGCTCACGGAATGCCGGAAGCCCGGCACCCCCGAAGGGATGCCGGGCTTCCGGTTCGCGCAGGACTCGATCAGTTGGTCGAGCTGAGCTTCTCGCGGAGCGCCGCGAGCGATGCGTCGTCGGCCAGGGTGCCCTGGCCGGCCTGCTCGCTCGTGGTGGACGAGGACGACGCGGTCGCGGGGAGGTCGAACGACCCCGAGGCCTCGTCGGTGAGGGACTTGGCGACCTGGGCCTTGTGGGCCTCCCAGCGACCCTGGGCGGCCGCGTACTGGCCTTCCCATGCTTCGCGCTGGGTGTCGTAGCCCTCGAGCCACTCGTTGGTCTCCGGGTCGAAGCCCTCGGGGTACTTGTAGTCACCCTTGTCGTCGTACTCGGTCGGCATGCCGTAGAGCGCCGGGTCGAACTCGGTGCTCTCCGGGTCGACGCCCTCGTTGGCCTGCTTGAGGCTGAGCGAGATGCGGCGACGGTCGAGGTCGATGTCGATGATCTTCACGAAGACCTCGTCGCCGACGGAGACGACCTGCTCGGCGAGCTCGACGTGCTTGTTCGAGAGCTCCGAGATGTGGACCAGGCCCTCGATGCCGTCCGCGACGCGGACGAAGGCGCCGAACGGCACGAGCTTCGTGACCTTGCCCGGTGCGATCTGGCCGATCGCGTGGGTGCGGGCGAAGACCTGCC
This genomic interval carries:
- the uvrB gene encoding excinuclease ABC subunit UvrB, yielding MEPARAVRPFEVISEYSPSGDQPAAIAELAGRINAGETDVVLLGATGTGKSATTAWLIEQVQRPTLVLAHNKTLAAQLATEFRSLLPKNAIEYFVSYYDYYQPEAYVPQTDTFIEKDSSVNAEVERLRHSTTNSLLSRRDVVVVSTVSCIYGLGTPEQYMNASVALSVGQEISRDQLVRRFVAMQYQRNDVDFARGTFRVRGDTIEIIPMYEEHAIRIEMFGDEIEALSSLHPLTGNVIDDLPAVSIFPASHYVADTDVMHRAIGTIKEELAERLAELEGQGKLLEAQRLRMRTTFDIEMMEQIGFCSGIENYSRHVDGRMPGEAPHCLLDYFADDFLIVIDESHVTVPQIGAMYEGDASRKRTLVEHGFRLPSAMDNRPLKWEEFLERAGQKVFLSATPGKYELGITDSVVEQIIRPTGLIDPEIVVKPSDGQIDDLLEEIQQRVDKDERVLVTTLTKRMAEELTDFLGNAGVRVRYLHSDVDTLKRVELLTELRQGVYDVLVGINLLREGLDLPEVSLVAILDADKEGFLRSSTSLIQTIGRAARNVSGQVLMYADKMTDSMKQAIEETDRRREKQVAYNLEHGIDPQPLRKKIGDITEQLNRENDDTKALLERRGSSAKDRGRAPTPSLKREGIAGEGATQLEATIADLNDQMLQAATELKFELAARLRDEVQDLKKALRQMESAGHVR
- a CDS encoding AMP-binding protein is translated as MQHDVRTPPQGLRDLIRHRAEVDPDRAYLEDARSDRVLSYGALGQAVDAWASTFEVIGVPDSGAVLVDVGDPLAFAVVHLAAIASGRRAVPVDTGQPTTEPARLADLLGGGSIVVSDRDVDATIPGTPSARVDPATGLPSDVRDGDLPAESEDAPGQGSVVLFTSGSTGTPKGVELPETQLLSVARAVVDHNRLSPDDRGFNSLPLFHVNAEVVGLLATLVAGATLVLDRRFRRTGFWELLGERRITWLNAVPAILAVLAKTGPMAFPAGLRFVRSASAPLPDPVRAALGDVPLVVSWGMTEGASQITATPLDQPARPGTVGVPVDSEVQVRGEDGSVLPAGEVGALWIRGPGVVRSYLFGRAAERFDAEGWLATGDVGSVAPDGWVSLVGRSDDVINRGGEKVWPSEVEDVLLGDARVLEAVVVGRPDDVLGSVPIAYVIPQPDLYEPLDPVALVADLTARAERSLTRFRRPVEIVVVPDLPRAPTGKIQRARVRGMAATS
- a CDS encoding SDR family NAD(P)-dependent oxidoreductase, with the translated sequence MSAEADAARPRTVVVTGASAGLGYHAAEQLAAAGHRVVLATRSAERAEAAARSIRQQVPTAVLEHLHVDLADLDSVRAAATALQDLGPVDALLNNAGVVGSRAERSTAQGLELQVGTNHLGHFAFTGLVLPMLERTGGRVVHLGSIAHRWAALDRRDPLGAGHYSGYRQYGRSKLAVMLFGFELAERLADAGSAVSSVVAHPGLALDSLGPSRPLVTPARDEPAWTRPGERLFAQGKDAGALPLVHATVGAGVRSGEYWGPGGAFQLRGPAVVVRAEPRAHDRTEAARLWQASEQASGVAFALDAFV
- a CDS encoding MFS transporter — translated: MTTATPAAPTKGTPFRGRIRGRVLILLCFMYAISYIDRTNISTALPHITEEFGFNEATAGLIVSAFSLPYALLQVFGGTISEKFGPRKALFVITVIWGVATLWTGFAVGFWTLFAARALLGLSEAAAFPTATQAMSRWIPRDRNGFAQGVVHSAARLGNALAPLVVAYFIAISGWRLAFFATAVLSFAWAVVWFVWFRDKPESAKGITQVELSELPPVETRATRPPVPWRQMAKQILPVTFVDFGYGWTLWVFLTWLPTFLSSTYGLEIGDFALFTTLILLAGVVGDTVGGMLSDRIIHRGGNTRNARRTILVIGLGGSLLCLIPLVIGQGLLVATISLALSFFFLELCNANLWAIPMDVAPQWSGTASGFMNTGFGVAGVISPIVFGLLIDASGWQLPFALSCALLFAAAVVAWFMKPQRLTSTDGVLEVGTPTAEQQA
- a CDS encoding acyltransferase, whose amino-acid sequence is MTQSPISTRDPAGPAGPAAGTPAAGTVGVQTPTRTASGRPRHLYEVDVLRILTFACVLGVHTTSHTMASDDVGLAGLLALLHFTRLVFFTLTAFVLVYSYAIRPKPMSVFWPKRFLLVGVPYLAWSFVYVASAWLLDSGQRGDVPALVTTFATGVVTGTAKYHLYFLLVTMQVYLLLPAIMWLVRKTRGHHVSVLVVSLVVQLGVFACYKYFPSTDAWLHGTQKQFFFSYVFFIVSGAIAADHADRFLGFVRTHRRGIGWAFLGGVLLTLGVFVLQMATGDSPYAAGTPLQPVEAVWSTIVFVGFLAVGAAWADRRVAGSPLARVVDYASDRSFGIFLSHPLVIWLLLYGSSPLEALVPKPWLTLVTYLLVVVLSVAITEAFRWTPLSVPLTGRPSLASRKVRA
- the coaE gene encoding dephospho-CoA kinase; amino-acid sequence: MRIIGLTGGIAAGKSTVSGRWAELGAVVVDADRLARQAVAPGSPGLARVAERFGPGVIAPDGSLDRPALGAVVFSDPAARRDLERITHPEVWRLAQQAFDSAAAADPDAVVVYDVPLLAEAKGSRPLRFDAVVVVDAPAAVRVRRLVEHRGMDEAEAERRIGAQASDAERLALADHVVDATGTLDQTLASADAVWERLVG